One genomic segment of Gammaproteobacteria bacterium CG11_big_fil_rev_8_21_14_0_20_46_22 includes these proteins:
- a CDS encoding 7-cyano-7-deazaguanine synthase: protein MKYAVLSHSGGLDSSTLLLRLLQEGYHVTALHFDYGQKHKIEIECAAKLCDHLKQRGLAVKHQRITLEGLAPLLHSHLVSGGDEVPEGHYHDDNMKATVVPNRNKIFSSIIQAVALSTAEQQNTTVNIALGIHAGDHVIYPDCRPAFREADYQAFVLGNWNAEQVTYYTPYIELDKTAILKDGLRCCDALGLDYREIYSRTFTSYKPINIDGQWYSDYKSASSLERIEAFIALGIDDPTLYADENGPQPFSVAKAHVEENGFERSGK from the coding sequence ATGAAATACGCGGTACTTTCTCACTCCGGCGGCTTGGACTCCAGCACATTGCTCTTGCGCTTACTGCAGGAAGGCTACCATGTCACGGCCTTGCATTTTGATTACGGTCAAAAACACAAAATCGAAATCGAATGTGCTGCCAAGCTGTGTGACCATTTAAAACAGCGCGGCCTTGCGGTAAAACACCAGCGGATCACGCTAGAGGGTCTCGCACCACTTTTGCATTCACACTTGGTTTCAGGTGGTGATGAAGTGCCCGAAGGGCATTACCACGATGACAACATGAAAGCGACCGTGGTGCCCAACCGAAATAAAATCTTCAGCTCAATCATTCAAGCCGTGGCCTTATCCACTGCAGAACAACAGAATACCACGGTGAATATTGCGCTGGGCATTCACGCTGGTGATCATGTGATCTACCCCGACTGTAGGCCAGCGTTTCGCGAAGCTGATTATCAGGCGTTTGTGCTCGGCAACTGGAACGCTGAACAGGTCACCTACTACACGCCGTATATTGAACTTGATAAAACCGCGATCTTAAAAGACGGCCTGCGTTGTTGTGATGCGCTGGGCTTGGATTACCGCGAGATTTACAGTCGCACCTTTACTTCGTACAAGCCGATTAACATCGATGGGCAATGGTATAGCGATTACAAGTCGGCCTCATCGCTTGAGCGCATTGAAGCGTTTATCGCACTAGGCATTGATGACCCCACACTGTATGCCGATGAAAACGGCCCGCAGCCTTTTAGCGTGGCAAAAGCGCATGTGGAAGAAAATGGTTTTGAACGGTCTGGCAAATAA
- a CDS encoding triose-phosphate isomerase, translating into MFFGGNWKLNGDFQSLTDLAKAMKARVHPSKDARVVVFAPFVYLPAIHQILKDSPIKLGAQNVSDQNEGAFTGEVSANMLKDVGCDYVLIGHSERRQLYHEDFSMIARKVSLAFKAGLTPVLCVGETLEERKAEKADHVVLVQLETATADISDAELAKLVIAYEPVWAIGTGEVATPDQAQAMHDVIREFLSTRLGENAQAVDIIYGGSMKPDNAAELLAKPDVNGGLIGGASLKADEFAAICSAV; encoded by the coding sequence ATGTTTTTTGGCGGTAATTGGAAACTGAATGGCGATTTCCAGTCATTGACTGACTTGGCGAAGGCCATGAAAGCCCGTGTTCATCCTTCGAAAGATGCTCGTGTGGTGGTGTTTGCGCCGTTTGTGTATTTGCCAGCTATTCATCAAATATTAAAAGACTCGCCCATTAAACTCGGTGCGCAAAACGTCTCAGATCAAAACGAAGGTGCATTTACCGGTGAAGTTTCTGCGAATATGTTGAAAGACGTGGGCTGTGACTATGTGCTCATCGGTCACTCTGAACGACGCCAACTTTACCATGAAGACTTTAGCATGATTGCGCGCAAGGTGTCTTTAGCCTTTAAAGCCGGCTTAACGCCGGTATTGTGTGTGGGTGAAACCTTGGAAGAGCGAAAAGCGGAAAAAGCCGATCACGTGGTGCTCGTACAGCTTGAAACGGCCACGGCGGATATCAGTGATGCAGAGCTCGCTAAGCTTGTGATTGCCTACGAGCCTGTGTGGGCAATTGGCACTGGCGAGGTGGCGACACCCGATCAGGCGCAAGCCATGCACGATGTGATTCGTGAGTTTTTAAGCACCCGTTTGGGTGAAAATGCGCAAGCCGTGGATATTATTTATGGCGGCAGCATGAAGCCGGATAATGCGGCTGAACTTTTAGCGAAGCCTGATGTGAATGGCGGATTGATCGGCGGCGCGTCATTGAAAGCCGATGAGTTTGCGGCGATTTGTTCTGCGGTTTGA